From one Psilocybe cubensis strain MGC-MH-2018 chromosome 13, whole genome shotgun sequence genomic stretch:
- a CDS encoding Serine palmitoyltransferase 2: protein MALSKSNKSSSIFNKKRSSNATGALPASAASYLSALSEADASARKRNVSPTSTPALSLSSSITSSSEDTILHEPEYLRDPLLASNKDGLLLPARPPTSEQVFNTVHTEFGHCADERYRTTSQHKLGTPLAPHVEQDPPYYILLSTYISYLILIVLGHVRDFIGKRLNPKRYKHLMPGGGYAPLNSDFDSFYTRRLKTRMDECFSQPVTGVAGRTILLLDRYSPDYNHTQILTGTRTRALNISSYNYLGFAQARGPCADAVEESIKRYGISSLGARLDAGTTDLHVVSEALVAKFVGMEDALISSMGFATNSTYIPALVGKGCLVISDEFNHASIRFGVRISGAHVRMFRHNDMRALEALLKEVISQGQPKTHRPWKKILVIVEGLYSMEGTLVNLPAIMELKKKYKFYLYVDEAHSIGALGPHGRGVADYFGVNPREIDLLMGTFTKSFGAAGGYIAGSKALIDVLRVHGHSGAYAEAMAPPVLTQVVSSMASIMGLQVAAGDTTTTGNGNGIVEEQVYHHPGPAPINSIPSWVHLPPALASGQEGSSRLRRLAFNARYLHNGLIKLGFITYGHPSSPIVPLLLFNPGKMNMFHRLMKERKTPIVVVVVAYPATPLVTSRVRFCVSAAHTKEDVDCVLKACVEVGDVLDLRHGIPVRERWSLEEVVERAVELGTME, encoded by the exons ATGGCGCTCTCAAAGTCCAACAAGTCCTCCTCCATCTTCAACAAGAAACGCTCTTCCAACGCAACCGGTGCCCTCCCCGCTTCCGCAGCCTCCTACCTCTCCGCCCTCTCCGAGGCAGACGCCTCTGCCCGCAAACGCAACGTCTCGCCCACATCCACCCCCGCACtgtccctctcctcctccatcacctcctcctccgaagACACCATCCTCCACGAACCCGAATACCTCCGCGACCCCCTCCTCGCATCAAACAAAGACGGGCTGCTCCTCCCCGCCCGCCCCCCCACCTCGGAGCAGGTCTTCAACACCGTCCATACAGAATTCGGCCACTGTGCTGATGAGCGTTACCGCACGACAAGCCAGCACAAGCTCGGCACGCCCCTTGCGCCGCATGTTGAACAGGACCCGCCGTATTACATTCTGCTCTCGACGTATATCAGCTACCTCATCCTCATTGTGCTGGGTCACGTCAGGGACTTTATTGGCAAGCGGTTGAACCCTAAACGGTATAAGCATTTGATGCCTGGTGGT GGCTACGCACCCCTCAACTCCGACTTTGACTCGTTCTACACCCGCCGGCTCAAAACGCGCATGGACGAGTGCTTCTCGCAGCCCGTGACAGGCGTCGCAGGCCGcaccatcctcctcctcgaccGCTACTCGCCAGACTACAACCACACGCAGATCCTCACCGGCACACGCACGCGCGCACTCAACATCTCATCGTACAACTACCTCGGCTTCGCCCAAGCGCGCGGGCCCTGTGCCGATGCGGTGGAAGAGTCCATCAAGCGCTATGGCATCTCGTCGCTTGGCGCGCGGTTGGATGCGGGTACGACGGATTTGCATGTGGTTAGTGAGGCGCTTGTGGCGAAGTTTGTGGGTATGGAGGATGCGCTGATCAGCTCGATGGGGTTCGCGACGAACTCGACGTATATACCGGCGCTGGTGGGCAAGGGGTGTTTGGTTATATCGGATGAGTTTAATCATGCGTCGATTAGGTTTGGAGTGAGGATTAGTGGTGCGCATGTGCGGATGTTTAGGCATAATGATATGAGGGCGCTCGAGGCGCTGTTGAAGGAGGTTATTAGTCAGGGACAGCCCAAGACGCATCGCCCgtggaagaagattttgGTTATTGTTGAGGGGCTTTATAGTATGGAGGGAACGTTGGTGAATTTACCGGCTATTATggagttgaagaagaagtacAAG TTCTACCTATACGTCGACGAAGCCCATTCAATCGGAGCACTCGGACCACACGGACGCGGCGTCGCAGACTACTTTGGCGTCAACCCGCGGGAAATCGATCTTCTCATGGGCACATTCACGAAATCGTTCGGGGCGGCGGGAGGGTATATTGCGGGGAGTAAGGCGTTGATTGATGTGTTGAGGGTGCATGGGCATTCGGGGGCGTATGCGGAGGCGATGGCGCCGCCTGTGTTGACGCAGGTTGTTTCGAGTATGGCGAGTATTATGGGGTTGCAGGTCGCTGCTGGTgatacgacgacgacggggaatgggaatgggattGTGGAAGAACAGGTGTATCATCATCCCGGACCTGCACCGATTAATTCGATCCCGAGCTGGGTGCATCTCCCACCTGCACTAGCTTCCGGCCAAGAAGGATCATCCCGGCTGCGTCGTCTCGCATTCAACGCTCGATACCTCCACAACGGGCTAATCAAACTGGGCTTCATAACATACGGCCACCCCTCCTCACCCATCGTGCCTCTCCTCTTATTCAACCCAGGAAAGATGAATATGTTTCATCGACTgatgaaggagaggaagacgcCGAttgtggtggttgtggtggcGTACCCTGCTACGCCGCTTGTGACGAGTCGGGTGAGGTTTTGTGTGAGTGCGGCGCATACgaaggaggatgtggatTGTGTGCTCAAGGCGTGTGTGGAGGTGGGGGATGTGTTGGATTTGAGGCATGGGATTCCGGTTAGGGAGAGGTGGagtttggaggaggtggtTGAGAGGGCGGTTGAGTTGGGGACTATGGAGtag
- a CDS encoding Dioxygenase str8, producing MLGSISTSCLKKHAARRSLSALGGRSNPRSTQKRTWTTLTRTSDALTIHALKDTSFPYVWLRDSCQSTACVHPTNRQKLHRSSDVPLDISPIAGAQGVQVTPGGIDIAWADGHRSTFARAFLERHADPAELERWHYDQHLAEEAWTNESVSKLSDLFLPYAAVRDTDQGLVDAITQLAKYGLVFLTGVPNKETANETCELRRVGERFGEIRPTFYGLLWDVVNLSNSKNIAYTNLDLGLHMDLLYFQHPPRYQILHCLRNQVIGGTSIFVDALHAARVLREEYPAYFDILTKTPVSFHYVNDGHHLHREHFTIELIQKSQSESEISHINYSPPFQAPLPLNTPKEFYPALAKFAELLNDPKNTFEYTLREGDAVMFDNRRVLHARTAFRDREGAGEVKDGEPNRWLKGCYLEADALVDRVRVLRKKLQTGSVDL from the exons ATGCTGGGTTCTATCTCCACATCCTGCTTAAAGAAACACGCAGCCAGAAGGAGTCTCAGCGCTCTAGGAGGCAGAAGCAACCCTCGATCAACCCAGAAGAGGACCTGGACGACACTGACAAGGACATCGGATGCGCTTACTATACACGCGCTAAAAGACACCTCGTTCCCGTACGTCTGGCTGCGTGATTCATGTCAATCTACAGCGTGCGTGCACCCTACGAACAGGCAAAAGCTGCATCGCTCCTCGGATGTGCCGCTGGACATCAGCCCAATTGCTGGTGCGCAGGGCGTGCAGGTCACCCCCGGGGGCATCGACATCGCGTGGGCGGATGGACATCGGTCCACATTTGCGCGTGCGTTTTTGGAGCGGCATGCAGACCCAGCTGAGCTTGAGAGGTGGCATTATGATCAACACCTGGCGGAGGAGGCATGGACGAATGAGTCGGTGTCGAAACTTTCTGATCTGTTCCTCCCCTATGCGGCTGTGCGCGATACGGATCAGGGCTTGGTGGATGCGATCACCCAGTTAGCGAAGTATGGGCTGGTATTTCTTACCGGTGTTCCCAATAAGGAGACAGCGAACGAGACATGTGAGCTTAGAAGAGTTGGGGAGAGGTTTGGGGAGATCAGGCCGACATTTTACGGTCTGCTGTGGGATGTGGTCAACTTGAGCAACAGCAAGAATATTGCGTATACGAATCTGGATCTTGGTCTACATATGGACCTTCT ATATTTCCAACATCCCCCACGATACCAAATCCTTCACTGTCTGAGGAATCAGGTCATCGGAGGAACATCAATATTCGTCGACGCGCTTCATGCCGCTCGCGTTCTCCGTGAAGAATATCCCGCATACTTTGACATCCTAACAAAGACACCGGTCTCCTTCCACTATGTCAACGACGGACACCACTTGCACCGAGAGCACTTCACGATCGAACTCATTCAAAAATCACAATCGGAAAGTGAGATCTCGCATATCAACTATTCTCCTCCATTCCAAGCACCCTTGCCTCTCAACACACCAAAGGAATTTTACCCTGCCCTTGCTAAATTTGCGGAGCTGTTGAACGATCCGAAGAATACGTTTGAGTATACGCTGAGAGAGGGTGATGCGGTGATGTTTGACAATCGAAGAGTGTTGCATGCACGCACCGCGTTCAGAGATAGGGAAGGAGCAGGCGAGGTTAAAGATGGAGAGCCGAATAGGTGGTTGAAGGGATGTTATTTGGAGGCGGATGCTTTGGTGGATCGTGTGCGAGTTCTGAGGAAGAAGTTGCAAACGGGTTCAGTCGA TCTATGA
- a CDS encoding Cys-Gly metallodipeptidase dug1 produces the protein MPAPAEFLKYIDTHADAFIMRLGHAVGIPSISGDPAHRKDVFAMADWLNSQLKQLGVDTKLVDLGRHVMDGEDLPLPPAILGRFGNDSNKKTVLIYGHFDVQPANKSDGWDTEPFTLVVNEETGQLIGRGSSDDKGPILGWLNVLQYHHENKVPLPVNLVFCFEGMEESGSEGLDDLVQRESQKGGYFDGVDCVCISDNYWLNTRTPALTYGLRGLAYYKVTVSGPARDLHSGVFGRTVHEPMTDLISLLGTLVTPQGDILIPGVDAMVAPPDEEEKKIYAKLDYSISDVEESAGAAIALSSDKVAVLMGRMRSPSLSIHGIEGAFSTAGAKTVIPAKVSGKFSIRLVPPQTPEKINPLVFEHLEKAFAALGTKNKLVVEELHGGKPWVADHRHWNFEAAKRATKAVYNQDPDLTREGGSIPVTLTFAESLGVNVLLLPMGRGDDGAHSTNEKLDRSNFIEGSKLLGTYLYELADIQK, from the exons ATGCCAGCCCCAGCGGAATTCTTGAAATACATTGATACTCACGCAGATGCTTTCATTATGCGTCTCGGACATGCGGTCGGGATTCCATC AATCTCTGGTGACCCCGCCCATCGCAAAGATGTATTTGCGATGGCTGATTGGCTAAATAGTCAGCTTAAGCAGCTCGGTGTTGACACCAAGCTGGTTGACCTTGGAAGGCATGTTATGGATGGAGAGGATTTGCCCCTCCCACCTGCGATTCTTGGTCGTTTTGGAAACGATAGCAACAAAAAGACGGTGCTCATCTACGGTCATTTCGATGTTCAACCT GCAAACAAATCAGATGGCTGGGACACCGAACCGTTCACTCTCGTTGTCAACGAGGAGACCGGACAACTCATTGGTCGCGGCAGCTCAGACGATAAGGGTCCTATCCTGGGATGGCTCAACGTTTTGCAATACCACCATGAAAACAAAGTGCCTCTCCCAGTCAACCTAGTATTCTGCTTCGAAGGAATGGAAGAGAGTGGAAGTGAAGGCCTTGATGACCTCGTTCAGCGCGAGTCTCAAAAGGGTGGATACTTCGACGGTGTGGACTGCGTGTGCATC TCTGATAACTATTGGCTCAATACGCGAACACCTGCCTTGACCTATGGTTTGCGTGGGTTGGCATACTACAAAGTTACAGTTTCAGGCCCTGCACGGGACCTCCACTCTGGTGTCTTTGGTCGCACAGTCCACGAACCCATGACTGATCTCATATCCCTTCTGGGAACACTTGTGACCCCCCAAGGCGACATTCTCATCCCAGGAGTCGACGCAATGGTGGCTCCtccagatgaagaagaaaa GAAGATCTACGCTAAGCTGGACTATTCTATCAGCGATGTCGAAGAATCTGCGGGAGCCGCTATCGCTCTTTCATCAGATAAAGTTGCGGTTCTTATGGGCCGCATGAGGTCCCCCAGTTTGTCCATCCATGGAATCGAAGGAGCTTTCAGTACTGCCGGTGCAAAGACAGTCATTCCCGCCAAGGTGTCCGGAAAGTTCAGCATTCG CCTTGTTCCCCCTCAGACACCCGAGAAAATCAACCCATTAGTCTTTGAGCATCTGGAAAAGGCGTTCGCTGCATTGGGGACGAAGAACAAACTAGTTGTCGAAGAATTGCACGGAGGAAAGCCCTGGGTGGCCGATCACCGTCACTGGAACTTCGAGGCGGCTAAGAGGGCCACAAAA GCCGTCTACAATCAGGATCCTGACTTGACTCGCGAAGGTGGTTCCATCCCTGTAACCTTGACGTTCGCAGAGTCACTTGGGGTCAACGTTTTGCTTCTCCCCATGGGACGAGGAGATGACGGTGCCCA CTCGACCAATGAGAAGCTTGACAGGTCGAACTTCATTGAAGGG TCCAAACTTCTTGGTACATATCTTTATGAATTGGCAGATATCCAGAAGTAA